Proteins found in one Zea mays cultivar B73 chromosome 1, Zm-B73-REFERENCE-NAM-5.0, whole genome shotgun sequence genomic segment:
- the LOC109943263 gene encoding glycine cleavage system H protein 2, mitochondrial: MAIPLEQSITPVLQDFMNLNIFYLPVYYCGVPKDLKYADSHEWVKVEGDSATVGITDYAQRALGELVYVELPEVGISVSQGKTFAALESVKAASDTYSPVSREVVEVNEKLSDLPGLVNTSPYEKGWLIKVKLSNSGELNSLMDDDKYSKFCEGNH; this comes from the exons ATGGCGATCCCGCTGGAGCAGTCCATCACGCCGGTGCTTCAGGACTTTATGAATCTCAACATATTCTATCTACCAGTGTATTACTgtggag TGCCGAAGGATCTGAAGTATGCTGACTCTCATGAATGGGTGAAAGTGGAGGGTGATTCAGCAACCGTGGGGATTACTGACTATGCCCAG CGTGCTTTGGGTGAGCTTGTTTATGTGGAGCTACCAGAAGTTGGCATCAGTGTATCCCAGGGAAAGACCTTTGCTGCTCTTGAGAGTGTGAAGGCAGCCAGCGATACCTATTCACCAGTGTCTAGAGAGGTGGTTGAAGTGAACGAGAAACTAAGTGACTTGCCTGGATTG GTGAATACAAGTCCATATGAGAAGGGATGGCTTATCAAGGTCAAGCTCAGCAATTCAGGTGAGCTCAATTCGCTCATGGATGATGATAAGTACTCGAAATTCTGCGAAGGCAACCATTGA